The Paenibacillus sp. YPG26 genome includes a window with the following:
- a CDS encoding phenylalanine--tRNA ligase beta subunit-related protein, with protein MYTQIKMSPEVAQNLDGVKVYGLQLQLTPKEAGGEADYKAEWEQIHTAWRGKSKSEVAAVPTMAAYQSFYQQIGLNPKKYPPSVQNLIQRFFIKDELERLPLVHPIVDAVNVAALQHLIPLGVFDAECVNGDIHLTFTQGGEEFQGLGASEPEALPEGLLVLADEEKTLSRFCYRDSEVQKVTDATRQVWLLGCQVPGVDEEVVKAALLAAVDFISRAYLCELREIHAG; from the coding sequence ATGTACACTCAAATTAAAATGAGCCCTGAGGTAGCACAAAACCTGGATGGGGTTAAGGTATACGGACTGCAGCTGCAGCTTACTCCCAAGGAAGCCGGAGGCGAGGCAGACTATAAAGCGGAATGGGAGCAGATCCACACGGCTTGGCGGGGAAAAAGCAAATCAGAAGTTGCGGCGGTTCCAACCATGGCGGCTTATCAAAGCTTTTATCAGCAGATCGGCTTGAATCCGAAGAAGTATCCCCCTTCCGTACAAAATCTGATTCAGCGCTTCTTTATCAAGGACGAGCTGGAGCGGCTTCCACTGGTTCATCCTATTGTGGATGCGGTGAATGTGGCAGCTCTTCAGCACCTGATTCCGCTTGGCGTGTTTGATGCTGAATGTGTAAACGGAGATATCCATTTGACCTTTACCCAGGGTGGCGAGGAGTTTCAGGGACTGGGGGCAAGTGAGCCGGAGGCCCTGCCTGAAGGACTGCTTGTACTTGCAGATGAAGAGAAGACTCTCTCCAGATTCTGCTATCGAGACAGCGAGGTGCAGAAAGTGACTGATGCGACCCGGCAGGTCTGGCTGCTCGGCTGTCAAGTTCCTGGTGTGGATGAAGAAGTGGTGAAAGCAGCACTGTTAGCAGCAGTTGATTTTATTAGCAGGGCATACCTGTGTGAATTAAGAGAGATCCATGCAGGCTGA